In one window of Bacteroidota bacterium DNA:
- the gatE gene encoding Glu-tRNA(Gln) amidotransferase subunit GatE: MKDQFDPRINHEQTRKDIGYVPRKEATQDDYSRIGFKSGLEVHQQLKTKRKLFCNCPAGRFHKSDVFDAEVVRHMRPTLSELGEYDGTALMEFKTRKNIMYRIKNETTCTYEVDDTPPFLLNREALDISILISLLSKLSIVGEVHITRKQYLDGSIPTGFQRTAIIGVEGEIYLKNKTVKLIQLSLEEDSCREISDIGHLRIYKTDRLGMPLIETVTYPEMLNPDEVKEACDYIRFLGRSTGLVRTGIGAGRQDVNVSCKGGTRVEIKGVAHTKWIPELTHNECFRQWALLKIKEILLSRMPDPAAWKMSHKELSGTDFNHQFDLLKNVENSKLKLYAVNLPGFHGILSHFTQPDQSFASEISDRLKVIACIEKPNMTHSEAQFQLMSDLDMRTICSQLNSNENDAQILFWGPEEDIKTALEVIEERCRMAFQGVPNETRKALTNGTTIFERVLPGADRMYPDTDSAPIPLADSDIDRLGQNLPTEVIDRYKQMQQWGIPEDAYTYIFSHNHFPLIQTIINECGTNSSFTGTFFGHVLKFVEGHYKPTSVFRYEQIKEMFDFLKKNKLDVRLAKQMLPLLYEHPKMDFDSILVSIGFKKVDKEELFSKIPYLVQKFSEIRRSDNERDQTNWIMGQLRKTATGNVNLKELYEKVTKK; the protein is encoded by the coding sequence ATGAAAGACCAGTTCGACCCGCGAATCAACCACGAACAAACCCGAAAAGATATCGGATACGTTCCCCGCAAAGAAGCTACCCAGGATGACTATAGCCGCATAGGCTTTAAATCCGGACTTGAAGTACATCAGCAACTTAAAACAAAACGCAAGCTGTTTTGCAATTGCCCCGCAGGACGCTTCCACAAAAGCGATGTGTTTGACGCTGAGGTTGTTCGCCATATGCGCCCTACCCTCAGCGAACTCGGTGAATACGACGGGACCGCCCTGATGGAATTCAAAACCCGCAAAAATATAATGTACAGAATCAAAAATGAAACGACCTGTACATACGAAGTTGACGATACACCCCCATTTTTGCTGAACCGCGAGGCGCTCGATATTTCTATTCTCATTTCCCTCTTGTCCAAATTAAGCATCGTTGGCGAAGTTCATATTACACGTAAACAATATCTTGACGGAAGTATTCCTACCGGTTTTCAACGCACCGCCATCATTGGTGTTGAAGGCGAAATCTATCTGAAAAACAAAACAGTAAAGCTTATTCAACTTAGCCTGGAAGAAGACTCATGCAGGGAAATTTCAGATATCGGCCACCTTCGGATATATAAAACCGACAGGCTGGGAATGCCTCTCATCGAAACCGTGACCTACCCCGAAATGCTGAACCCCGACGAAGTGAAGGAAGCCTGTGATTATATCCGCTTTCTCGGACGCAGTACCGGACTCGTACGCACCGGTATTGGAGCCGGCCGTCAGGATGTAAACGTAAGCTGCAAAGGCGGAACACGCGTTGAAATTAAAGGCGTGGCACATACCAAATGGATACCCGAACTTACACATAATGAATGTTTCAGGCAGTGGGCATTACTCAAAATTAAAGAAATTCTGCTTTCGCGGATGCCCGATCCTGCCGCATGGAAAATGAGTCACAAAGAGCTGTCAGGAACAGACTTTAACCACCAGTTCGACCTGCTGAAAAATGTTGAGAACAGCAAGCTGAAACTGTATGCCGTGAACCTTCCTGGCTTCCACGGAATTTTATCGCACTTTACCCAGCCCGATCAGAGTTTCGCAAGCGAAATCAGCGACCGCCTGAAGGTAATTGCATGCATCGAAAAACCGAACATGACACACTCTGAAGCTCAATTCCAGCTCATGTCCGATTTGGATATGCGCACGATTTGCAGCCAGCTCAACTCAAATGAAAACGATGCCCAGATACTTTTCTGGGGACCCGAAGAAGATATCAAAACAGCGCTCGAAGTTATTGAAGAACGCTGCCGCATGGCTTTTCAGGGTGTTCCGAACGAAACCCGCAAAGCGCTTACCAACGGCACAACCATTTTCGAACGCGTGCTTCCCGGCGCCGACCGTATGTACCCCGACACCGACTCTGCACCCATTCCATTGGCCGACAGCGATATTGACCGGCTCGGGCAAAACCTCCCGACAGAGGTGATTGACCGTTACAAACAAATGCAACAATGGGGAATTCCTGAAGATGCTTACACCTATATCTTCAGCCATAACCATTTTCCGCTTATTCAGACCATCATCAACGAGTGCGGCACCAACTCTTCGTTTACCGGAACATTTTTCGGTCATGTTCTTAAATTCGTTGAAGGACATTATAAACCCACATCCGTATTCCGCTATGAGCAGATAAAGGAAATGTTCGACTTCCTGAAAAAGAACAAACTCGATGTGCGTCTGGCAAAACAAATGCTGCCTCTTTTATACGAACATCCTAAAATGGACTTCGATTCAATTCTGGTCAGCATCGGTTTTAAAAAAGTGGACAAAGAAGAATTGTTCTCGAAGATTCCTTACCTCGTACAAAAATTCTCCGAAATACGCCGGTCAGACAATGAACGTGACCAGACAAACTGGATTATGGGACAGCTTCGCAAAACAGCTACCGGCAATGTGAACCTGAAAGAACTGTACGAAAAAGTGACGAAGAAATAA
- a CDS encoding response regulator — MQSTTSGENTGINTGFAVKTKKVLVVDDVYLNQVLLGKFLEKHGMMPQFAHNGREALDKLKAEEFDLILMDLQMPVMDGYESIERIRHDFAPPLCNIPIIGISASVFNEEFQRCLDVGANDFISKPYEPEDLYNKIMKNLRMATMKQHEAEAEHTIINDSESLIDLSYLEQFSGGDKAFVHEMITYFIDHTPETLAGMKACYTAHDYEKVYHHAHKYAPQLTFMGIKSIVGLVERIELYAKKRENIQKIQSLIETVTLVSERAIKELQKYLNT; from the coding sequence ATGCAAAGCACTACAAGCGGCGAAAATACAGGTATAAACACAGGATTTGCAGTGAAGACAAAAAAAGTACTCGTTGTTGACGATGTTTATTTGAATCAGGTTTTGCTGGGAAAATTTCTGGAGAAACACGGGATGATGCCGCAGTTTGCACACAACGGTCGCGAAGCCCTTGACAAGCTTAAAGCGGAAGAATTTGATCTTATATTAATGGATTTGCAGATGCCGGTAATGGATGGTTATGAATCAATTGAGCGGATACGCCATGATTTTGCTCCGCCGCTTTGCAACATTCCCATAATCGGTATTTCGGCCAGCGTTTTTAATGAAGAGTTTCAGCGCTGTCTGGATGTAGGAGCCAATGATTTTATTTCAAAGCCCTACGAACCCGAAGACCTGTACAATAAGATAATGAAAAATCTGCGCATGGCAACCATGAAGCAGCATGAGGCAGAAGCAGAGCATACTATTATAAATGATAGCGAGTCGCTGATTGATTTGTCGTACCTCGAACAGTTTTCGGGTGGCGACAAGGCGTTTGTGCATGAAATGATAACGTATTTTATTGATCATACACCCGAGACTCTTGCCGGTATGAAAGCGTGTTATACCGCTCATGATTATGAGAAGGTGTATCATCATGCACATAAATACGCACCCCAGCTTACATTTATGGGAATAAAATCCATTGTCGGGTTGGTAGAGCGCATAGAATTGTATGCCAAGAAAAGAGAGAATATTCAAAAAATTCAAAGTCTTATAGAAACAGTTACCCTTGTGAGTGAACGTGCAATTAAAGAATTGCAAAAATATTTAAACACATGA
- a CDS encoding response regulator transcription factor, whose translation MKILICEDDFMMAKAIEHRLTRDDYQVTVAPDGKVAAERVKAEDFDLIITDLLMPFFGGLELINLVRNQLGKTVPIIVLSKLGNESTVVEAFKIGATDYITKPFSPNELAIRIKKIQPAVAQPEVAEPAAPKAQKLIDLAYLRELASGDMSFMNEMVKYFIDNAPVLLIEMKASIDRKDWDTLREQANKFIHQLSFMGIKSILADVEAMDTILLTGRNTEKLDVMMDKITRVSKDAIAELRTLTG comes from the coding sequence ATGAAAATACTGATATGCGAAGATGACTTCATGATGGCAAAAGCCATTGAGCATCGGTTAACGCGTGATGATTATCAGGTTACCGTAGCTCCCGATGGTAAGGTTGCCGCTGAGCGCGTTAAGGCTGAAGATTTCGATCTTATCATCACCGATTTGCTGATGCCCTTTTTTGGAGGGTTGGAGCTCATCAATCTGGTGCGCAACCAGCTTGGGAAAACCGTTCCTATTATTGTGCTTTCCAAATTAGGCAATGAGAGCACGGTTGTGGAGGCTTTCAAGATTGGTGCCACCGATTACATCACCAAGCCATTCAGCCCCAATGAACTTGCCATCCGTATTAAAAAGATACAACCTGCCGTTGCGCAGCCGGAGGTTGCAGAACCTGCGGCACCAAAAGCACAGAAGCTCATTGATCTGGCATATCTGAGAGAGCTTGCATCGGGTGATATGTCTTTTATGAATGAAATGGTAAAATATTTTATTGATAATGCCCCCGTGCTGCTTATAGAAATGAAAGCAAGCATTGACCGCAAAGACTGGGATACCTTGCGCGAACAGGCAAACAAATTTATTCATCAGCTTTCATTCATGGGAATCAAATCTATTTTAGCCGATGTGGAAGCTATGGACACCATTTTGCTTACAGGTCGTAACACTGAGAAACTGGATGTGATGATGGATAAAATAACCCGTGTCAGCAAAGATGCGATTGCTGAATTACGAACATTAACAGGATAA
- a CDS encoding response regulator, which yields MKILVCEDDLMMVKAIEHKLLQDNYEVVIASDGKEAVEIIQKQDFDLIMTDMLMPFFNGTDIIDMVRNKLQKPTPILVFSKLGNEDTIIEALQLGANDYLAKPFKPNELAIRVKHLLMRKQAIADVQVPLKTSDTHVIPDWTYDIITSLADPHTRISEVLYKVQGMSLRDREHDFQVKEWISKELNGYRWQDVPDFRKVKASIFGNFVEDRGFGLIANKNHVMVPSEYFKEEIRDQVMSAKISCPVTELERMAEGNEDYHINLPQLVNSQVALFLERGWHVDLLWQKISLQSLESLLSSIRSNLIRMLLRPVTIEQGAPTTRIEEKVNIGEMLNKFLFEEPVKENPVFRKREQPVYRTGPAPMPSFNPAAISENPYHSEKTRGDLIKFVGELTRNVETLGLKDDDKKDLELEIKRIETQLARQSIKTRIISDSLNVINSILHEGK from the coding sequence ATGAAAATACTTGTCTGCGAAGATGATCTTATGATGGTAAAAGCCATTGAGCACAAACTCTTGCAGGATAATTATGAAGTAGTAATTGCTTCCGATGGTAAAGAAGCCGTTGAAATTATCCAGAAACAGGATTTTGACCTGATTATGACGGACATGCTGATGCCGTTTTTTAACGGTACAGACATCATTGACATGGTGAGAAACAAGCTTCAGAAACCAACACCTATTCTGGTATTTTCAAAGCTTGGGAATGAAGATACCATTATAGAAGCGCTTCAGCTTGGCGCAAATGATTATCTGGCGAAGCCATTCAAACCAAATGAACTTGCCATCAGGGTAAAACATTTATTGATGCGCAAGCAGGCCATTGCCGATGTTCAGGTGCCGTTGAAAACAAGCGATACGCATGTTATTCCCGACTGGACATACGATATTATTACCAGTCTTGCCGACCCTCATACACGTATCAGCGAAGTGCTGTACAAGGTTCAGGGTATGAGTTTGCGCGACAGAGAGCACGACTTTCAGGTAAAAGAATGGATAAGCAAGGAATTGAACGGCTATCGCTGGCAGGATGTGCCGGATTTCAGAAAGGTGAAAGCTTCTATTTTTGGAAACTTTGTTGAAGACCGCGGTTTTGGGCTAATTGCCAACAAAAACCACGTCATGGTTCCTTCAGAATATTTTAAGGAAGAAATTCGCGATCAGGTGATGAGTGCGAAGATATCGTGCCCTGTTACAGAGCTGGAGCGCATGGCTGAAGGCAATGAGGATTATCATATCAACCTGCCGCAGCTTGTGAATTCGCAGGTGGCATTATTCCTCGAAAGAGGATGGCATGTTGATTTACTCTGGCAGAAAATAAGTCTGCAGTCGCTGGAATCCCTGTTAAGCTCTATTCGTTCCAACCTGATACGTATGTTGCTCAGACCGGTAACCATAGAACAGGGTGCACCCACAACCAGAATTGAAGAAAAGGTGAATATTGGCGAAATGCTGAATAAATTCCTGTTTGAAGAACCGGTGAAAGAGAACCCTGTATTCAGGAAAAGAGAGCAGCCTGTATACCGCACGGGACCGGCGCCCATGCCTTCATTTAATCCGGCAGCGATTTCCGAAAATCCATATCACTCCGAGAAAACGCGCGGTGATTTGATTAAATTCGTGGGCGAACTCACGCGCAATGTTGAAACGCTGGGATTAAAAGACGATGATAAAAAAGATCTTGAACTAGAGATAAAAAGAATTGAAACACAGCTGGCACGGCAAAGCATCAAAACAAGAATTATCAGCGATTCGCTGAATGTAATCAACAGTATACTTCACGAGGGCAAGTAA
- a CDS encoding YaiO family outer membrane beta-barrel protein yields the protein MRKGIVYILFAACMIIAIRAFAQDETPVPMTRSDSLFQQARELAFTNQYAAARSMCRKIIKKDTAYHDAEVLMARTYSWEQRYDSARILLQKVIKARKKHYDALDAMIDVGLWSLKNDEALKAADQALAQYPADTTFLYKKAKALHLLDRDKEALPILQDFVKKYPESSNAKALLSEVEDAMMKNRFGIHYIYDFFTPNMPTWNQVSIEYQRDANIGPIIGRLNYAKRFNKTATQLEFDAYPHISKGTYFYFNMGFSGPNDVFPRFRVGAEVFQALGKGFELSIGFRHLTFDSTRVMVYTGTASYYYKNYLFTFRPYISFIQGGVSKAFTLMGRYYIDGSINDYVTVLAGTGNSPDDHLQIINQGQDLTLHSTNFYFDYQRRIAKHFILRGFFGFANEEYKISKFRSRNSVGGSLYYMF from the coding sequence ATGCGGAAAGGAATAGTATATATATTGTTTGCAGCCTGCATGATAATTGCGATTCGGGCGTTTGCACAGGATGAAACACCTGTGCCCATGACGCGGTCGGACTCACTTTTTCAGCAAGCGCGCGAGCTGGCTTTTACCAACCAGTATGCAGCAGCACGGTCGATGTGCCGGAAGATTATCAAGAAAGATACCGCCTATCACGATGCGGAGGTACTTATGGCGCGGACCTATTCGTGGGAGCAACGCTATGATTCGGCACGAATATTACTGCAGAAAGTGATTAAAGCGCGCAAAAAACACTATGATGCACTGGACGCCATGATAGACGTTGGTCTTTGGTCGCTTAAAAATGATGAAGCACTAAAAGCAGCCGATCAGGCGCTGGCACAATACCCTGCAGATACTACATTCCTGTATAAAAAGGCCAAGGCGCTGCATCTTTTAGACCGAGATAAAGAGGCGCTTCCGATATTACAGGATTTTGTAAAAAAATATCCTGAATCGTCGAATGCGAAAGCGCTGCTTTCGGAAGTTGAAGATGCGATGATGAAAAACCGGTTTGGGATTCATTACATTTATGATTTCTTTACACCGAATATGCCCACCTGGAATCAGGTTTCTATAGAATATCAGCGGGACGCCAATATTGGTCCCATTATCGGGCGGCTGAATTATGCAAAGCGGTTCAACAAAACGGCCACACAGCTTGAGTTTGATGCTTATCCGCACATCAGCAAAGGAACCTATTTTTATTTCAATATGGGCTTTTCGGGACCGAATGATGTTTTTCCGCGCTTCAGGGTGGGAGCGGAGGTTTTTCAGGCACTCGGCAAAGGGTTTGAATTATCAATAGGTTTCAGACATCTTACGTTTGACTCAACCAGAGTTATGGTATATACCGGCACGGCGAGCTATTATTATAAAAATTACCTGTTTACTTTCAGACCTTATATTTCCTTTATTCAGGGAGGCGTATCCAAAGCCTTTACCTTGATGGGCCGCTATTACATTGACGGTTCTATAAACGACTATGTAACGGTGCTGGCAGGAACCGGCAATTCGCCCGACGATCATCTGCAGATAATCAATCAGGGTCAAGACTTGACGCTCCATTCAACAAATTTTTATTTTGATTATCAGCGCCGAATTGCAAAGCATTTTATTTTACGCGGATTTTTCGGCTTTGCCAATGAAGAGTATAAAATATCGAAGTTCAGGTCGCGGAATTCGGTTGGCGGAAGCCTTTATTATATGTTTTAA